In Hyphomicrobium denitrificans 1NES1, one DNA window encodes the following:
- the crcB gene encoding fluoride efflux transporter CrcB: MTFTTCLIVMLGGALGTLMRYLVSLFALPISGQLPWGTIIVNITGSFIIGFFGTLTLAHGRFPVSEEFRLFVMIGICGGYTTFSSFSLQTLDLLREGALGRAAMNISLSVVLCILAVAVGHAVGAHFNGGATQIAQTAIEEDA, translated from the coding sequence CACGACCTGCCTTATCGTGATGCTTGGCGGTGCGCTCGGGACATTGATGCGCTATCTGGTGTCTCTGTTCGCGCTGCCGATTAGCGGCCAGCTCCCCTGGGGTACGATCATCGTCAATATCACGGGGTCATTCATCATCGGCTTCTTCGGGACGCTGACGCTGGCGCATGGCCGCTTTCCTGTGTCGGAAGAATTCCGGCTGTTCGTGATGATCGGCATATGCGGCGGCTACACGACGTTCTCGTCGTTTAGCCTGCAGACACTCGACTTGCTGAGAGAGGGCGCTCTCGGTCGCGCCGCAATGAACATTTCTCTGTCAGTCGTGCTTTGCATCCTTGCGGTCGCTGTCGGACATGCGGTGGGCGCGCACTTCAATGGCGGAGCGACGCAGATCGCGCAAACAGCGATCGAAGAGGATGCCTGA
- the egtD gene encoding L-histidine N(alpha)-methyltransferase codes for MRRAQTLAKAHLDLGEVEDEFASSVIEGLSNAQKSLPCRYFYDARGSALFEDITRLPEYYPTRTETQILMDYADDMVGSVGDGGLLVEFGSGSSLKTEILLDHLGSSVAYVPIDVSETALADAKARLMRRYPSLDVRPIVADFSHALTFPADLAAREKTGFFPGSTIGNLAPQEAASLLTVFGRALGRSSRLIIGVDLKKDPRRLIDAYNDQAGITAAFNLNLLRRINRELGANFDEQGFRHRAIYDPAKGRIEMHLVSRHDQQVSVCGRTFHFSAGESIHTENSYKYALEQFREVARASGWRPARVWTDTREQFSVHELIWPKAGRGCA; via the coding sequence ATGCGTCGTGCTCAAACGCTCGCCAAAGCCCATCTCGATCTCGGAGAGGTCGAGGACGAATTCGCGTCATCCGTCATCGAGGGATTGTCAAACGCTCAAAAGTCGCTTCCCTGCCGGTACTTCTACGACGCACGCGGCAGCGCGCTCTTTGAGGACATCACGCGCTTGCCCGAATACTATCCGACGCGGACCGAGACGCAGATTTTGATGGACTACGCCGACGACATGGTCGGAAGCGTCGGCGACGGCGGGTTGCTGGTCGAGTTCGGCTCCGGCTCCAGCCTGAAAACCGAAATCCTGCTCGATCACCTGGGAAGCTCGGTCGCTTACGTGCCGATAGACGTATCCGAAACGGCGTTGGCCGATGCGAAAGCGCGCCTGATGCGGCGTTATCCAAGTCTCGACGTGAGGCCCATCGTGGCGGATTTTTCTCATGCGCTGACGTTTCCTGCCGATCTCGCCGCGCGCGAAAAAACCGGTTTTTTCCCCGGCTCGACGATCGGCAACCTCGCGCCACAAGAGGCGGCAAGCCTGCTGACCGTGTTCGGTCGTGCGCTCGGCAGGTCAAGCCGCCTGATCATCGGCGTCGATCTAAAGAAAGACCCGCGTCGGCTTATCGATGCGTACAATGATCAAGCGGGCATCACGGCGGCGTTCAATCTCAACCTGCTTCGCCGCATCAATCGTGAGCTTGGCGCCAACTTCGATGAGCAGGGCTTCCGGCATCGCGCAATCTACGATCCGGCGAAAGGCCGCATCGAGATGCATCTCGTCAGCCGCCACGACCAGCAGGTCTCGGTCTGCGGCCGGACCTTTCATTTTAGTGCGGGCGAAAGCATCCATACGGAAAATTCGTATAAGTACGCGCTCGAACAATTCCGCGAGGTCGCGCGCGCGTCGGGCTGGCGACCGGCGCGTGTCTGGACCGACACAAGAGAACAGTTCAGCGTTCACGAGCTCATTTGGCCGAAAGCCGGTCGCGGCTGCGCCTGA
- the egtB gene encoding ergothioneine biosynthesis protein EgtB gives MRRTSATVKEPRPRAQPNPTSPSERLFATRQHSLALAAPLTPEDMVVQAMDDASPTKWHLAHVTWFFENFVLKPHLDGYRDFDDAFNYCFNSYYEALGPRHPRPKRGLLTRPSAERVFAYRAHVDDALRSLLSSEKGQSTEVTRLIEIGINHEQQHQELLLTDILALFATNPLKPSYQSSPFEVDLSQPEPLRWIDYAGGIHRVGHASDEYCWDNELPPHDALVHPFRLADRLVTNAEWLEFIADGGYATATLWLADGWTAVNREDWRAPLYWEKTDAGWFQMSLQGLLPVAPAEPVAHVSYYEADAFARWSGKRLPTEFEWETAALASGARHESIETGRLRPRRAASGEMDRPKQLFGDTWQWTSSAYLPYPGYRPPAGAIGEYNGKFMISQQVLRGASYATPGGHSRPTYRNFFYPHQRWQFVGLRLASEID, from the coding sequence ATGCGACGAACGTCCGCAACCGTTAAGGAACCCCGTCCGCGGGCCCAACCTAATCCGACGAGCCCTTCCGAACGACTATTCGCGACGCGCCAACACTCGCTTGCGCTAGCTGCGCCGCTGACACCCGAGGATATGGTGGTCCAGGCGATGGACGATGCGAGCCCGACCAAATGGCACCTCGCCCACGTCACATGGTTCTTCGAAAACTTTGTCTTGAAACCGCACCTCGATGGCTATCGAGACTTCGACGATGCCTTCAATTACTGCTTCAATTCCTATTACGAAGCCTTGGGACCGCGCCATCCGCGCCCGAAACGCGGATTGTTGACCCGGCCATCGGCCGAACGTGTCTTCGCTTATCGCGCTCACGTCGACGATGCACTGCGTTCGCTTCTATCGAGCGAAAAAGGTCAAAGCACAGAAGTCACGCGCCTCATCGAAATCGGCATCAACCACGAGCAGCAGCATCAGGAGCTGCTTCTGACCGATATACTGGCGCTCTTCGCAACAAATCCACTGAAGCCATCATATCAATCATCGCCTTTCGAGGTCGACCTGTCGCAACCTGAGCCGCTGCGGTGGATCGATTACGCTGGCGGAATTCATCGTGTCGGTCACGCATCGGATGAGTATTGTTGGGACAACGAGTTGCCTCCGCACGATGCACTCGTGCATCCCTTCCGGCTCGCTGACCGCCTCGTCACCAACGCCGAGTGGCTGGAGTTCATCGCAGACGGCGGCTACGCAACGGCGACGCTCTGGCTTGCCGACGGCTGGACAGCCGTCAATCGTGAGGACTGGCGCGCGCCGCTCTATTGGGAAAAAACTGACGCCGGTTGGTTCCAGATGTCGCTGCAGGGCTTACTGCCTGTTGCGCCTGCGGAGCCCGTCGCGCACGTCTCTTATTACGAAGCGGACGCATTCGCGCGCTGGTCAGGGAAACGCCTGCCGACAGAATTCGAATGGGAAACTGCCGCCTTGGCGAGCGGCGCCCGCCATGAATCCATAGAGACGGGCCGGTTGCGTCCGCGACGCGCCGCCAGCGGCGAAATGGACAGGCCGAAGCAGCTCTTCGGCGATACCTGGCAATGGACGTCGAGCGCCTATCTTCCTTATCCCGGATATCGCCCGCCCGCCGGTGCTATTGGCGAATACAACGGCAAGTTCATGATCAGCCAGCAAGTTCTCCGCGGAGCCTCCTACGCAACGCCCGGCGGCCATTCCCGTCCAACGTACCGGAACTTCTTCTACCCTCATCAGCGCTGGCAGTTCGTCGGTCTGCGCCTCGCTTCGGAGATCGACTGA
- a CDS encoding DUF427 domain-containing protein yields the protein MQANPNHAIRIVPHPARLRVVWNGTVIADTTDALMLHEASYPPVPYVPRADVDMTLLTKSPRKTHCPYKGEATYFSLQSGDVAVNDAVWSYETPFPAMKSIAGYLAFNPKEAEFVENNAP from the coding sequence ATGCAGGCTAATCCCAATCACGCGATCCGCATCGTTCCGCATCCCGCGCGACTGCGCGTGGTTTGGAATGGCACCGTTATCGCCGACACAACCGACGCGCTGATGCTTCACGAAGCCTCTTATCCGCCCGTTCCTTACGTCCCACGCGCCGACGTCGATATGACGTTGTTGACCAAATCACCTCGGAAAACCCACTGCCCCTATAAAGGCGAAGCAACCTATTTCTCGCTGCAATCCGGAGATGTGGCGGTAAACGATGCCGTCTGGAGCTACGAGACGCCTTTTCCGGCCATGAAATCGATCGCGGGATACCTCGCATTCAATCCGAAAGAGGCCGAATTCGTCGAGAACAACGCGCCCTGA
- a CDS encoding DUF2189 domain-containing protein: MTNPKPEMHIVDHVLYPGAELRWPASVLWRDGEPEVRKIMIADIWESLAQGVDDFRAMPTHVFFACIIYPVVGIVLARLLFGYELLPLIYPMAAGFALLGPLVAIGLYELSRRRELGLDISPARALDVLHRPGIGAIWRLGIVLAAIFVGWLYTANLIHTQIFGGEASSPSQFWNQLTTTAKGTQLIIVGNVVGFVFALVVLVISVVSFPMLVDRDVSAATAVRTSVRAAIENPVPVALWGLIVAIGLLLGTVPFLVGLAIVLPILGHATWHLYRQLVEPQTPR, encoded by the coding sequence ATGACGAACCCAAAACCTGAAATGCATATCGTCGATCACGTACTCTATCCCGGCGCCGAACTCCGGTGGCCGGCATCTGTCCTGTGGCGCGACGGCGAGCCCGAGGTCCGCAAAATCATGATCGCGGATATTTGGGAATCTCTTGCCCAAGGCGTCGACGACTTCCGCGCAATGCCGACGCACGTCTTTTTCGCGTGCATCATTTATCCGGTCGTCGGCATCGTATTGGCGCGACTTCTATTCGGCTACGAGTTGTTGCCTCTGATCTATCCAATGGCGGCAGGCTTCGCGCTGCTCGGCCCGTTAGTCGCGATCGGCCTTTACGAGTTGAGCCGTCGCCGCGAACTCGGCCTCGACATATCGCCGGCGCGTGCACTCGATGTCCTGCACAGACCGGGCATCGGTGCAATCTGGCGTTTAGGCATCGTGCTAGCAGCCATTTTCGTAGGATGGCTTTATACCGCCAATCTCATTCATACCCAGATTTTCGGCGGCGAAGCATCCTCGCCAAGCCAGTTCTGGAACCAGCTCACGACGACGGCGAAGGGCACTCAACTCATCATCGTCGGCAACGTAGTAGGCTTTGTATTCGCGCTCGTCGTTCTCGTGATCAGCGTAGTCTCATTCCCGATGCTCGTGGATCGTGACGTGAGTGCTGCGACTGCGGTTCGAACGTCCGTGCGCGCGGCCATCGAAAATCCAGTGCCCGTGGCGTTGTGGGGATTGATTGTCGCGATCGGCCTGCTGCTCGGAACGGTGCCGTTCCTGGTCGGCCTTGCAATCGTGCTCCCGATCCTCGGTCACGCAACCTGGCATCTCTACAGACAGCTCGTCGAACCCCAAACACCGCGGTAG
- the mraZ gene encoding division/cell wall cluster transcriptional repressor MraZ, which produces MDRFVSTFTNKIDSKGRVSIPASFRTVLERDGYAGGLYCYPSLDAPALDAGGERLAKKIDGLLAGLPDYSDERDELSVALYGDVQVLTIDGDGRIVLPESLRTHAGLDAAVTFVGLGDKFQMWEPGRFEKRRAEARSKVQVTRKLFAAGSRASNDDGDEGARE; this is translated from the coding sequence ATGGACCGCTTTGTCTCGACATTCACAAACAAGATCGACTCCAAAGGCCGCGTCTCAATTCCGGCCTCGTTTCGCACCGTCCTGGAACGCGACGGATACGCGGGCGGACTCTACTGCTACCCCTCGCTCGATGCTCCTGCACTCGATGCAGGCGGCGAAAGACTTGCAAAGAAGATCGACGGGCTTCTCGCGGGCCTGCCGGACTATTCGGATGAGCGCGACGAGCTTTCTGTCGCGCTCTATGGCGACGTCCAGGTTCTCACAATCGATGGCGACGGCCGCATCGTCCTTCCTGAGAGCCTTCGCACCCATGCCGGCCTGGACGCCGCCGTCACGTTTGTTGGCCTCGGTGACAAATTTCAGATGTGGGAACCCGGACGCTTCGAAAAGCGCCGGGCGGAAGCGCGCAGCAAAGTCCAGGTGACGCGCAAGCTTTTCGCAGCGGGTAGCCGTGCGTCGAACGACGACGGCGACGAGGGGGCACGGGAATGA